From the genome of Catalinimonas alkaloidigena, one region includes:
- a CDS encoding Dps family protein, translating to METAHLGITEDHKQNVALALNTLLADEYVLLTKTRNYHWNVAGPQFIALHTLYETQYQTLAAGVDEVAERIRALGHYAEARLADFLKLTNLLEPTYTNDAPTQLRQLIDDHETVIKELRTLADRFADEWKDAGTSDLVTGLLRQHEKMAWMLRASLS from the coding sequence ATGGAAACCGCACACTTAGGCATTACCGAAGACCACAAACAAAACGTCGCGCTGGCCCTGAATACGCTGCTGGCCGACGAGTACGTGCTGCTGACCAAAACCCGGAACTACCACTGGAACGTGGCCGGGCCGCAGTTCATCGCCTTGCATACGCTGTACGAAACTCAGTACCAGACGCTGGCCGCCGGCGTCGACGAGGTGGCGGAACGCATCCGTGCCCTGGGGCACTACGCCGAAGCCCGGCTGGCCGACTTCCTGAAGCTGACGAACCTGCTGGAACCGACGTACACCAACGATGCTCCGACGCAACTCCGGCAGCTGATCGACGACCACGAAACGGTGATCAAAGAACTCCGCACCCTGGCCGACCGCTTTGCCGACGAGTGGAAGGATGCGGGCACGAGCGATCTGGTCACGGGCCTGCTGCGGCAACACGAGAAGATGGCCTGGATGCTTCGCGCTTCGCTTTCGTGA
- a CDS encoding GNAT family N-acetyltransferase: MEVTHNPTEQRFEIRLDGERAELQYRIQGQQLYFLHTWVPEAIAGRGLASQLARAGLDYARQTGTSIVVLCPFVRAYLQRHPEYHDLPVGKLRLTAPRP, from the coding sequence ATGGAGGTAACTCACAATCCGACCGAACAGCGCTTTGAGATCCGCCTGGACGGCGAACGCGCCGAGCTTCAGTACCGCATTCAGGGCCAGCAACTCTATTTTCTGCACACCTGGGTGCCCGAGGCCATCGCCGGGCGGGGCCTTGCCTCCCAACTGGCCCGCGCCGGCTTGGACTACGCCCGCCAGACCGGCACGTCCATCGTGGTGCTGTGCCCGTTTGTGCGGGCCTACCTGCAGCGCCATCCTGAATACCATGACCTGCCGGTCGGCAAGCTACGCCTGACAGCACCTCGTCCGTAA
- a CDS encoding alpha/beta fold hydrolase produces the protein MKNRYVSGLSTALLLCALTACDPPCESPHPPDTFVLVHGAWQAPYAWQFVEAQLNELGQKVVVVQLPAHGDDPTPPAETSMELYKKTVVSAIKKIPGKVILVGHSMGGAVVTAVAEQIPHKIDKLVYVGAFVPGNGQTLFELAAYNTESLLGPALEPSEDFLTFGIKSDQIVPIFIQDGSPALQQLVLDQYQPEPAPPFDDPIAVTDRNWGKVDKYFIHTLQDNNLGPDFQEMMFTAAGITRIYPIESGHCPFLSRPTETTTILLNISKLN, from the coding sequence ATGAAAAATCGTTATGTCTCCGGGCTGAGCACGGCGCTGCTGCTGTGTGCGCTCACCGCCTGCGACCCACCTTGTGAGTCTCCGCACCCGCCCGACACGTTCGTTCTGGTGCACGGGGCCTGGCAGGCGCCGTATGCTTGGCAGTTTGTCGAAGCCCAACTGAACGAGTTGGGGCAGAAGGTGGTGGTGGTGCAGCTCCCCGCGCACGGCGACGACCCAACGCCTCCCGCCGAAACTTCCATGGAGTTGTACAAGAAGACGGTCGTCAGCGCCATCAAAAAAATCCCCGGCAAGGTCATTCTGGTCGGGCACAGCATGGGTGGAGCGGTGGTGACGGCGGTGGCCGAACAGATTCCCCACAAAATCGACAAGCTGGTGTACGTCGGTGCGTTTGTGCCCGGCAACGGACAGACCTTGTTCGAGCTGGCCGCCTACAACACGGAGTCGTTGTTGGGCCCGGCGTTGGAACCTTCGGAAGATTTTCTGACCTTCGGCATCAAGTCCGATCAGATCGTGCCCATCTTCATCCAGGACGGCTCGCCCGCTCTACAGCAACTGGTGCTGGACCAGTATCAACCCGAACCGGCCCCGCCGTTTGACGATCCGATTGCGGTGACCGACCGGAACTGGGGAAAGGTGGACAAGTACTTCATCCACACGTTGCAGGACAACAACCTGGGACCCGATTTTCAGGAGATGATGTTTACCGCGGCGGGCATCACCCGAATCTATCCGATCGAAAGCGGGCACTGTCCTTTCTTGTCCCGCCCTACGGAAACGACTACGATCCTGCTCAACATCAGCAAGCTCAACTGA
- a CDS encoding alpha/beta hydrolase: MIPVNSKTIVFVTGAFVTHRGWDNWKLYFESRGYTTYAPPWPFKDASPQELRALHPDKNLGLSRLTLDELVDHYARFVTSLPERPIAIGHSLGGLITQILVNRDLVAAGVAIHSVPPQGVFPYEFSFLKAGWKVLGILTSLDDTYLMSFEDWQYAFVNEMPLEEQKAAYEANTIPESKVVARGGLSSAAHVDFEKEHPPLLLTSGSLDNIIPEHLNRRNFNHYQKNNSIMEYQEFEGRNHFVLGQATWREDADYILNWLKKLSAAPVAPAAV; the protein is encoded by the coding sequence ATGATTCCCGTCAACAGCAAAACCATCGTATTTGTGACCGGCGCGTTTGTGACGCATCGCGGCTGGGACAATTGGAAACTCTACTTTGAGAGCCGTGGCTACACGACCTACGCGCCGCCGTGGCCATTCAAAGACGCCTCCCCGCAGGAACTTCGGGCGCTGCATCCCGACAAAAACCTGGGGCTGTCGCGCCTGACCCTCGACGAACTGGTCGACCATTACGCCCGGTTTGTGACGAGTTTGCCGGAACGGCCCATCGCCATCGGCCACTCGCTGGGCGGCCTCATCACGCAGATTCTGGTGAACCGCGACCTGGTAGCCGCGGGGGTAGCCATCCACTCCGTACCGCCACAGGGCGTGTTCCCGTACGAATTTTCGTTTCTGAAGGCGGGTTGGAAGGTGCTGGGCATCCTCACCTCGCTCGACGACACCTACCTGATGTCGTTCGAAGACTGGCAGTACGCCTTTGTGAACGAGATGCCCCTGGAAGAGCAAAAGGCCGCCTACGAAGCCAACACGATTCCCGAATCGAAGGTGGTGGCGCGGGGCGGGCTGAGCAGTGCGGCGCACGTCGATTTCGAGAAAGAACACCCGCCGCTTCTGCTGACCTCCGGTAGTCTCGACAACATCATCCCCGAGCACCTCAACCGCCGGAATTTTAACCATTACCAAAAGAACAACTCCATTATGGAGTACCAGGAATTTGAAGGGCGGAACCACTTTGTGCTGGGACAAGCTACCTGGCGCGAAGACGCCGATTACATTCTGAACTGGCTCAAAAAGCTCAGTGCTGCTCCCGTAGCGCCCGCTGCGGTCTGA
- a CDS encoding alpha/beta fold hydrolase, protein MTLSLTHEADAQRTGGGVKNVVLVHGTWADGSSWAKIIPLLEAQGLHVIAVQNPLTSLGDDVAATKRAIALQDGPVLLVGHSWGGVVVTEAGNDPNVKGLVYVAAAVPDEGQSFLELVQTAPATPGNDEIRPDAYGFVSMTRKGIYEDFAQDLPEAERELILVTQGPQAFSALQEKVTHAAWKTRPSWYVVAGNDRMINPDLERSLAKKIGATTLELNTSHVPMLSQPERVAAFIAEAARQVDVHEYAQEK, encoded by the coding sequence ATGACACTCTCCCTCACGCACGAAGCGGACGCACAACGCACCGGCGGCGGTGTGAAAAACGTAGTGCTGGTGCACGGTACCTGGGCCGACGGATCGAGCTGGGCCAAAATCATCCCCCTGTTGGAAGCACAGGGGCTGCATGTAATCGCGGTGCAGAATCCGCTGACCTCCCTGGGCGACGACGTAGCCGCCACCAAACGCGCCATCGCCTTGCAGGACGGACCGGTGTTACTGGTCGGTCACTCGTGGGGCGGCGTGGTGGTCACCGAAGCGGGCAACGATCCGAACGTGAAGGGGCTGGTCTACGTGGCGGCCGCCGTCCCTGACGAAGGACAGTCGTTTCTGGAACTGGTGCAAACCGCTCCGGCAACGCCCGGCAACGACGAAATCCGGCCCGATGCATACGGCTTCGTGAGCATGACGCGCAAAGGCATCTACGAGGATTTTGCGCAGGATCTGCCCGAAGCCGAGCGGGAGTTGATCCTGGTGACGCAGGGACCGCAGGCGTTTTCGGCCTTGCAGGAAAAGGTGACCCACGCCGCCTGGAAAACCAGGCCTTCCTGGTATGTGGTGGCCGGCAACGACCGCATGATCAACCCCGACCTGGAGCGTAGCCTGGCCAAAAAGATCGGCGCCACGACGCTGGAACTCAATACGAGTCACGTGCCGATGCTCTCCCAGCCGGAGCGGGTGGCCGCCTTCATTGCCGAAGCGGCCCGGCAGGTGGACGTGCACGAATACGCCCAGGAAAAATAA
- a CDS encoding alpha/beta hydrolase: protein MNNAILEPTTLVPFAQDPRLDSGTKAFLKVLNAGGPPVESLSKQEARNVLINAQASVDVDVSGIEESERMITADGYSIKLTVVRPEGVTETLPAFMFIHGGGWILGDYPTHKRLVRDLVVESGYAAVFVNYTPSPEAQYPRAINEIYAATKWVAENGAELNVDGSNLGIVGNSVGGNMSTVTCLKAKENGGPHLKVQILLWPIVDSDFTTESYKEFGEDRFLTTSLMKWMYNQYTTDPNQRKEIYASPLRASVEQLQGLPPTLIQVAESDVLRDEGEAYGRKLDAAGVPVTTVRYNGMIHDFGLLNALATLPAVRSLFTQAAAELKKYLG, encoded by the coding sequence ATGAACAACGCAATTTTAGAACCCACAACCCTTGTTCCTTTTGCGCAGGACCCTCGTCTCGATTCCGGCACCAAAGCGTTTCTGAAAGTCCTGAATGCCGGCGGCCCGCCCGTCGAGAGTTTATCCAAACAAGAAGCCCGCAACGTGCTGATCAACGCGCAGGCCTCGGTCGACGTCGACGTGTCGGGGATTGAAGAGTCGGAGCGGATGATCACCGCCGACGGGTACTCGATCAAGCTGACCGTGGTCCGGCCGGAAGGGGTAACCGAGACGCTGCCGGCGTTCATGTTCATCCACGGGGGCGGCTGGATTCTGGGCGACTATCCCACCCACAAACGGCTGGTCCGCGACCTGGTGGTGGAGTCGGGCTACGCGGCTGTGTTTGTCAACTACACACCTTCGCCGGAAGCGCAGTATCCGCGTGCCATCAACGAGATCTACGCCGCCACCAAATGGGTCGCCGAAAACGGGGCGGAACTCAACGTAGACGGCAGCAACCTGGGCATCGTCGGCAACAGCGTGGGCGGCAATATGAGCACCGTTACCTGCCTCAAAGCCAAGGAAAACGGCGGGCCGCACCTCAAGGTGCAAATCCTGCTGTGGCCCATCGTGGACTCGGATTTCACGACGGAGTCGTACAAAGAATTTGGTGAAGATCGTTTCCTGACCACCTCGCTGATGAAGTGGATGTACAACCAGTACACGACCGACCCGAACCAGCGCAAGGAGATCTACGCCTCGCCGCTTCGGGCGTCGGTGGAGCAGCTCCAGGGGCTGCCGCCTACGCTGATTCAGGTGGCCGAAAGCGACGTCCTGCGCGACGAAGGGGAGGCCTACGGCCGGAAACTGGACGCAGCCGGCGTGCCGGTGACCACGGTGCGCTACAACGGCATGATTCACGACTTCGGGTTGCTGAACGCCCTGGCGACGCTGCCTGCCGTCCGGTCCCTGTTTACCCAGGCGGCGGCCGAACTCAAAAAGTACCTGGGCTGA
- a CDS encoding AraC family transcriptional regulator — MIRTIDLTSQFTSATDPDIVQVDSLLPFEIRTLEWVRTHRWPQHSVPHRHTYFEIVWVTEGRGDHLIDLDKYPIADQTIHCLTPGQVHLFQADEGARGYVIAFTAEFLSRTEDNHDLLFHSGLFYNASHDPVGAVDAALREEIQLLVNKLQQEFENYFLMRSELLRGFLKILLIYLARQFEQVSPAPEKQPQAGLVTRFLALLDRQFATKKMVADYARALCVTPNYLNEIVKKSSGLPASEHIKQRILLEAKRQASYTQGSMKQIAYNLGFEDAAHFSKFFKNGTGSSFTDYKKEVACQYGT; from the coding sequence ATGATCCGAACGATTGACCTCACTTCGCAGTTTACGTCCGCCACCGACCCTGACATCGTGCAGGTGGACAGCCTTCTTCCCTTTGAAATCCGTACGCTGGAGTGGGTCCGGACCCATCGCTGGCCGCAGCATTCGGTACCCCACCGCCATACCTATTTCGAAATCGTCTGGGTGACGGAGGGCCGGGGCGACCACTTGATCGACCTGGACAAGTACCCCATTGCCGACCAGACGATTCATTGCCTGACGCCCGGGCAGGTACATCTGTTTCAGGCCGACGAGGGCGCGCGGGGTTACGTAATTGCCTTCACCGCCGAGTTTCTCAGCCGGACGGAAGACAACCACGACCTGTTGTTTCACAGCGGCCTGTTCTACAATGCTTCACACGACCCCGTCGGCGCGGTTGACGCTGCGTTGCGGGAAGAAATTCAGCTTCTGGTAAACAAGCTTCAGCAGGAATTTGAGAATTACTTTCTGATGCGAAGCGAACTTTTGAGGGGCTTCCTGAAGATTTTATTGATCTACCTGGCCCGGCAGTTTGAGCAGGTGTCTCCTGCACCAGAAAAGCAACCCCAGGCCGGACTGGTCACGCGGTTTCTGGCGCTGCTCGACCGGCAGTTTGCCACGAAAAAGATGGTGGCCGATTATGCCCGCGCCCTGTGCGTGACGCCCAATTACTTGAATGAAATCGTCAAGAAAAGCTCGGGCCTGCCCGCCAGTGAGCACATCAAACAGCGCATTCTGCTGGAAGCCAAGCGGCAGGCCTCCTACACGCAGGGCAGCATGAAGCAGATTGCCTACAACCTGGGGTTTGAGGACGCGGCGCATTTCAGCAAATTCTTTAAGAACGGCACCGGCTCCAGCTTTACCGACTACAAGAAAGAAGTAGCCTGTCAATACGGGACGTAA
- a CDS encoding sigma 54-interacting response regulator produces the protein MSEKILIVEDEFIVANDLRLMLERAGYLVCGIANSVPAAQALLQLHHPRLVLLDIYLKGAQTGIDLAYQLADEGIAFVYLSANSNQGVLEAAKATQPYGFLVKPFREKDVLVTLEIARYRLEHSLEARLQQEARLQAQLLELKNEASTWEETLGSMARILQHALPFDYLVVTLDRPQASRWSSLLRIGFDQYQMLDARALSTISGRSEADLQTLYTQMPAEAQSGWHNGDAFAELRQTQPLQQFLATTFDVAARLYVPLPLPNGAFRLAFYSRTPDTYTASHVALLNRLRPALLAHVTGETPAPAVPVPLPRPAASRFDGIIGRSHRLLQVLDQVAQVAPFDTSVLILGESGTGKEKIARALHDLSPRKSQPLVKVNCGALPASLIESELFGHEKGAFTGAIARRVGKFEQARGGTIFLDEIGEMPLDMQVKLLRVLQEKEIERIGGQAPISVDVRIVAATNRHLEKEVAEGRFRLDLYYRLNVFPVTLPPLRERKEDIPALAHHFAAQVTAKIRKPFPGIAEPMLTALTAYDWPGNIRELENILEQAVILNDGHTPLTLPRPLGHPRVAPSVSTPAALPAVKTLDDVKKLQDDTEREYITSVLRQTHGRIRGAGGAAELLNLKPTTLESRMARLGIAKHQP, from the coding sequence ATGAGTGAAAAAATTTTGATTGTCGAAGACGAGTTCATCGTCGCCAACGACCTCCGCCTCATGCTGGAACGCGCGGGCTATCTGGTGTGTGGCATTGCCAACTCGGTTCCGGCCGCCCAGGCGCTCCTGCAGCTGCACCATCCCCGGCTCGTGTTGCTCGACATTTACCTGAAAGGGGCGCAGACGGGCATTGACCTGGCGTATCAGCTGGCCGATGAGGGCATCGCGTTTGTGTACCTTTCGGCCAACTCAAATCAGGGAGTACTGGAGGCCGCCAAGGCCACGCAGCCGTACGGTTTTCTGGTCAAACCCTTCCGGGAAAAAGATGTGTTGGTCACCCTGGAAATCGCCCGCTACCGGCTGGAACACAGCCTGGAAGCGCGGCTGCAGCAGGAAGCGCGCCTTCAGGCGCAACTGTTGGAACTGAAGAACGAAGCGTCTACCTGGGAGGAGACGCTCGGGTCCATGGCCCGCATTCTGCAGCACGCCCTGCCGTTCGACTACCTGGTGGTGACGCTGGATCGACCTCAGGCGTCGCGGTGGAGCAGCCTGCTGCGCATCGGTTTTGACCAGTACCAGATGCTGGACGCGCGTGCCCTGTCGACCATTTCCGGACGTTCGGAAGCCGACCTGCAAACCCTGTATACACAGATGCCCGCAGAGGCGCAATCCGGCTGGCACAACGGCGACGCCTTTGCGGAGCTGCGTCAGACCCAGCCGCTGCAACAATTTCTGGCCACCACCTTCGATGTGGCCGCCCGGCTGTACGTCCCGCTGCCGCTGCCGAACGGCGCCTTCCGTCTCGCTTTTTACAGCCGCACGCCCGATACGTACACCGCTTCCCACGTTGCGCTTCTCAACCGCCTGCGTCCCGCGCTCCTGGCCCACGTGACCGGAGAAACTCCCGCCCCGGCCGTCCCGGTGCCCCTCCCGCGACCAGCGGCCTCCCGGTTCGACGGCATCATCGGACGCAGCCACCGGTTGCTGCAGGTGCTGGACCAGGTCGCGCAGGTGGCTCCATTCGATACGTCGGTTCTGATCCTGGGCGAAAGCGGCACGGGCAAAGAAAAGATCGCCCGTGCCCTGCACGACCTCTCGCCTCGCAAGTCCCAACCGCTGGTGAAGGTCAACTGTGGGGCGCTGCCCGCCAGCCTGATCGAGTCGGAGTTGTTTGGTCACGAAAAAGGAGCGTTTACCGGAGCCATCGCCCGCCGGGTCGGGAAGTTTGAACAAGCCCGGGGCGGCACCATTTTTCTGGATGAAATCGGCGAAATGCCCCTCGATATGCAGGTGAAACTGCTGCGCGTGCTGCAGGAAAAAGAGATCGAACGCATTGGAGGACAGGCACCGATTTCGGTGGATGTGCGCATCGTCGCGGCGACGAACCGCCACCTGGAGAAAGAGGTGGCAGAGGGACGCTTCCGGCTTGATTTGTACTACCGCCTTAACGTTTTTCCGGTGACACTGCCCCCGCTGCGGGAGCGCAAAGAAGACATTCCGGCGCTGGCGCACCACTTTGCCGCGCAGGTGACTGCGAAAATTCGCAAGCCGTTTCCGGGCATTGCCGAGCCGATGCTAACTGCGCTAACCGCCTACGACTGGCCGGGCAACATCCGCGAACTGGAAAACATCCTGGAACAGGCGGTCATTCTGAACGACGGCCACACGCCGCTCACGCTGCCTCGCCCGCTGGGCCATCCGCGCGTGGCGCCGTCTGTTTCTACACCGGCAGCGTTGCCCGCCGTCAAGACCCTCGACGACGTAAAAAAACTACAGGACGACACCGAGCGGGAGTACATCACGTCCGTGTTGCGACAAACCCACGGCCGCATTCGCGGGGCGGGTGGGGCTGCCGAACTGCTCAACCTCAAACCCACCACGCTGGAATCGCGGATGGCGCGGTTGGGCATCGCCAAGCACCAACCGTAG
- a CDS encoding histidine kinase dimerization/phosphoacceptor domain -containing protein has protein sequence METYPTSETRGAAVRSILKTRRCVWVVLTLWGAAWMSLQARYAARITPLDTNRVDAWLHLSQRYLERPGIVSLDLDSAFFFAQQAYRLSEALHDRASQQASGMLLGQVHLKGGKLAEGEACFRQVIDRYRQAHESRQEAAAWLTLGNSIPLHDSTFARVLHSLDQAHALYRQLHDRVGEREALQALALVHFHQGALAQAAQELQDVQQRYQTAGQAPPPELLNELAAVYSSLGIFSKALSYATEAVRSMEAGGDSTAAGVFYARLGHVYRELGQTEQSLVWYRKALGALRAQYPNTYAHHPLFNPMHRFRHDPLYRIAWHLARGLIQQERAAEALALMQDIATRYPPVEVADKASVAGALGQCYHALGQSHRAEAYYLEMVQWEEQQPPGNIITSDAYFLMGAFYLDRQRFADAARYLPKALVAPGRVPLSRVRDVHRMLSQVDSASGHYLSALRHFHRYKALSDSLLQEAQSRQLAELQIQYETDQKEQDIALLTRERDIQTARLQQAALTRNVSFGGLTLMLLIVGLLFNRYRFKQRSNRQLQAQQAENLATTRSLQQALEEQQKLLVEKEWLLKEIHHRVKNNLQIIMSLLNTQSAYLEHPAARHAIRESQHRMQAMSLVHQKLYQSNRMALIHMPAYIRELVTYLQESLDEQQHIPFQLDIAAVELDVAQAVPLGLILNEAISNAIKYAFPQRGAPDLITVRLQAVQEGHYRLSVADNGVGLFPDFAREKSGSMGMSLMEGLSHQLGGCFRVESTPGGGLTVAVTFVEEKTPMPHTLPLAAGKSYGL, from the coding sequence TTGGAAACGTACCCTACCTCCGAAACCCGTGGCGCGGCCGTCCGGTCCATCCTAAAAACGCGACGTTGCGTGTGGGTCGTGCTGACGCTGTGGGGAGCCGCCTGGATGTCGCTGCAGGCGCGCTACGCCGCGCGCATCACACCATTGGACACGAACCGGGTCGACGCGTGGCTACACCTGAGCCAGCGCTACCTGGAACGGCCGGGCATTGTGTCCCTTGACCTAGACAGTGCGTTCTTCTTTGCCCAACAGGCGTACCGGCTGAGCGAGGCGTTGCACGACCGGGCGTCCCAACAGGCCAGCGGCATGTTGCTGGGGCAGGTGCACCTGAAAGGCGGGAAGCTGGCAGAAGGGGAGGCGTGCTTCCGGCAGGTCATCGACCGTTATCGGCAGGCCCACGAATCCCGTCAGGAGGCCGCAGCGTGGCTGACGCTGGGCAACAGCATCCCGCTCCACGATTCCACCTTCGCGCGGGTGCTGCACAGCCTGGACCAAGCACACGCGTTGTACAGGCAGTTGCACGATCGGGTAGGGGAACGGGAGGCGCTTCAGGCCCTTGCTCTGGTTCATTTCCATCAGGGGGCGCTCGCGCAGGCTGCGCAGGAGCTGCAGGACGTACAGCAGCGCTACCAAACGGCGGGACAGGCACCCCCGCCGGAACTTCTGAACGAACTGGCGGCAGTCTACTCTTCCCTGGGCATTTTTTCCAAAGCCTTGTCGTACGCCACCGAGGCCGTCCGGTCGATGGAAGCCGGTGGCGACAGCACAGCGGCGGGGGTTTTCTACGCCCGGCTGGGGCATGTGTACCGGGAGCTGGGGCAAACCGAGCAAAGCCTGGTCTGGTACCGGAAGGCCCTCGGCGCGCTGCGTGCCCAGTACCCCAACACCTACGCGCACCACCCGCTTTTCAATCCAATGCACCGGTTTCGGCACGATCCCCTGTACCGCATCGCCTGGCACCTGGCACGGGGCCTGATCCAACAGGAGCGGGCCGCAGAGGCCCTGGCGCTGATGCAGGACATCGCTACCCGCTACCCCCCCGTCGAAGTGGCCGACAAAGCCAGCGTGGCGGGCGCCCTGGGGCAGTGTTACCACGCGTTAGGGCAGTCGCACCGGGCAGAAGCGTACTACCTGGAAATGGTGCAGTGGGAAGAGCAGCAGCCCCCCGGCAACATCATTACGTCGGATGCTTATTTTCTAATGGGCGCCTTCTACCTCGACCGGCAGCGGTTCGCCGATGCGGCCCGTTACCTGCCCAAGGCGCTGGTGGCACCGGGGCGCGTCCCGTTGTCGCGCGTGCGGGACGTTCACCGGATGCTGTCGCAGGTCGACTCTGCGTCGGGCCATTACCTGTCGGCCCTCCGGCACTTTCACCGGTACAAAGCCTTGAGCGATTCGCTGTTGCAGGAAGCCCAGAGTCGGCAGCTGGCCGAACTGCAAATTCAGTACGAAACCGACCAGAAAGAACAGGACATTGCCCTGTTGACCCGGGAACGCGACATCCAGACCGCCCGGTTGCAGCAAGCGGCCCTGACGCGCAACGTCTCTTTCGGGGGGCTGACCCTGATGCTGCTCATCGTCGGGCTGCTCTTCAACCGCTACCGCTTCAAACAGCGCAGTAACCGGCAGCTCCAGGCGCAACAAGCCGAGAACCTGGCCACCACCCGCTCGCTGCAGCAGGCCCTGGAAGAACAGCAGAAGCTTTTGGTGGAAAAGGAATGGCTGCTGAAGGAAATACACCACCGCGTGAAGAACAACCTCCAGATCATCATGAGCCTGCTCAACACGCAATCGGCCTACCTGGAGCACCCGGCCGCGCGCCACGCCATCCGCGAGAGCCAGCACCGCATGCAGGCCATGTCGCTGGTGCACCAGAAACTCTACCAGTCGAATCGGATGGCGCTGATCCACATGCCCGCTTACATCCGCGAACTGGTTACCTACCTGCAAGAGAGCCTGGACGAGCAGCAGCACATCCCGTTTCAACTGGACATCGCTGCGGTGGAGCTGGACGTGGCGCAGGCCGTGCCGCTGGGGCTGATTCTGAACGAAGCCATTTCCAACGCCATCAAGTATGCCTTTCCCCAGCGGGGGGCGCCCGACCTCATCACGGTTCGCCTGCAGGCGGTGCAGGAGGGCCACTATCGCCTTTCGGTCGCCGACAACGGCGTGGGGCTGTTTCCTGACTTTGCGCGGGAAAAAAGTGGTTCAATGGGCATGAGCCTGATGGAGGGCCTCAGCCACCAGCTGGGAGGATGCTTTCGTGTCGAGAGCACGCCCGGCGGCGGCCTTACCGTCGCGGTGACCTTTGTAGAAGAAAAGACGCCAATGCCCCACACCCTGCCGCTTGCCGCAGGAAAATCGTACGGGTTATGA